A window from Oreochromis aureus strain Israel breed Guangdong linkage group 16, ZZ_aureus, whole genome shotgun sequence encodes these proteins:
- the LOC116319329 gene encoding ankyrin repeat and SOCS box protein 9-like isoform X1 translates to MSAGQKNTPRDPACQSGTVFFSNPLMSDVESDWSPIHEAAFNGRLLTLQKLIDQGACVNLNTLDMVSPLHGACTQGHTACAKLLMENGANVNSSTLDGKTALTEACAQGHVTCVSLLLQHGAASLGTSQSSSPIHIAATKGHPECIEPLVQYGADVDQHVDKLGTPLQIACSNQHLSTVRKLLQLGANVNSSVSGDSPLHIAARQSSPELTSVLLEHGADLFLRNSEGSQPLDLAPPNSLTERLLKQAGGVSPLMQLCRLHIRKAVGNKRLGAICDLQLPTELIEYLLYQSDPRGALNALKFLNPATSDFES, encoded by the exons ATGTCTGCTGGACAGAAAAACACTCCGCGAGACCCTGCATGTCAAAGTGGAACTGTTTTTTTCTCAAACCCTTTGATGAGTG ATGTTGAATCAGACTGGTCTCCAATTCACGAAGCAGCCTTTAACGGACGTCTCCTCACCCTGCAAAAGCTCATTGATCAG GGTGCATGTGTAAATCTGAACACTCTGGATATGGTCTCACCCCTTCATGGGGCGTGCACACAAGGTCACACGGCTTGTGCCAAGCTTCTGATGGAAAACGGTGCAAAT GTAAACAGCTCAACTCTGGATGGAAAAACTGCCCTGACAGAAGCATGTGCTCAGGGGCACGTGACCTGTGTATCGCTGCTTCTTCAACATGGAGCTGCTTCCCTGGGGACCAGCCAGTCCAGTTCTCCAATCCATATAGCTGCAACAAAAG GTCACCCTGAGTGCATTGAACCTCTTGTTCAGTACGGAGCAGATGTGGATCAGCATGTTGACAAGTTAGGAACCCCTCTCCAGATTGCCTGCTCCAATCAGCATCTGAGCACCGTGAGGAAACTATTGCAGCTGG gtGCAAATGTGAACAGCAGTGTGTCTGGGGACTCGCCTCTGCACATCGCTGCCCGTCAGTCCAGCCCTGAGTTGACATCCGTTCTGCTTGAACATGGGGCGGATCTCTTCCTCAGGAACTCAGAGGGCAGCCAGCCACTGGACCTCGCTCCGCCCAACAGCCTGACGGAGAGACTTCTAAAACAAGCAGGAG GAGTGTCTCCTCTAATGCAGCTGTGCCGACTACACATCAGGAAAGCTGTGGGCAACAAGAGGCTGGGTGCGATTTGTGACCTTCAGTTACCCACAGAACTGATAGAGTATCTGCTCTACCAATCAGACCCAAGGGGAGCTCTTAATGCGCTGAAATTCCTCAACCCTGCAACCTCAGATTTTGAGTCTTAA
- the LOC116319329 gene encoding ankyrin repeat and SOCS box protein 9-like isoform X2, whose translation MSAGQKNTPRDPACQSGTVFFSNPLMSDVESDWSPIHEAAFNGRLLTLQKLIDQVNSSTLDGKTALTEACAQGHVTCVSLLLQHGAASLGTSQSSSPIHIAATKGHPECIEPLVQYGADVDQHVDKLGTPLQIACSNQHLSTVRKLLQLGANVNSSVSGDSPLHIAARQSSPELTSVLLEHGADLFLRNSEGSQPLDLAPPNSLTERLLKQAGGVSPLMQLCRLHIRKAVGNKRLGAICDLQLPTELIEYLLYQSDPRGALNALKFLNPATSDFES comes from the exons ATGTCTGCTGGACAGAAAAACACTCCGCGAGACCCTGCATGTCAAAGTGGAACTGTTTTTTTCTCAAACCCTTTGATGAGTG ATGTTGAATCAGACTGGTCTCCAATTCACGAAGCAGCCTTTAACGGACGTCTCCTCACCCTGCAAAAGCTCATTGATCAG GTAAACAGCTCAACTCTGGATGGAAAAACTGCCCTGACAGAAGCATGTGCTCAGGGGCACGTGACCTGTGTATCGCTGCTTCTTCAACATGGAGCTGCTTCCCTGGGGACCAGCCAGTCCAGTTCTCCAATCCATATAGCTGCAACAAAAG GTCACCCTGAGTGCATTGAACCTCTTGTTCAGTACGGAGCAGATGTGGATCAGCATGTTGACAAGTTAGGAACCCCTCTCCAGATTGCCTGCTCCAATCAGCATCTGAGCACCGTGAGGAAACTATTGCAGCTGG gtGCAAATGTGAACAGCAGTGTGTCTGGGGACTCGCCTCTGCACATCGCTGCCCGTCAGTCCAGCCCTGAGTTGACATCCGTTCTGCTTGAACATGGGGCGGATCTCTTCCTCAGGAACTCAGAGGGCAGCCAGCCACTGGACCTCGCTCCGCCCAACAGCCTGACGGAGAGACTTCTAAAACAAGCAGGAG GAGTGTCTCCTCTAATGCAGCTGTGCCGACTACACATCAGGAAAGCTGTGGGCAACAAGAGGCTGGGTGCGATTTGTGACCTTCAGTTACCCACAGAACTGATAGAGTATCTGCTCTACCAATCAGACCCAAGGGGAGCTCTTAATGCGCTGAAATTCCTCAACCCTGCAACCTCAGATTTTGAGTCTTAA
- the gpr143 gene encoding G-protein coupled receptor 143: MASPRMETFCCPNRDAATEFVVTFQPVLFGALSLGSAALSLLFAILQILPKRKGYRRLGQYPLPRPASSSRILFIISICDILGCTGVIVRSSVWLGLPNIVDHISVVNNTDVWPEVFCIGSAMWIQLFFSASFWWTFCYAVDVFLVVKTSAGISTIILYHMITWGLAVLLCVEGVAMLYYPSISDCEQGLQHAIPHYVTTYAPMLLVLIANPVFFNRTVSTVTSLLKGRQGIYTENERRLANEIKIRFFKMMLVFFICWVPNIINESLLFYLEMQTDISDNSLRNIRNTALITWFIMGILNPMQAFLNTLAFHGWTGFDVDFSLQQRRELVWDSVSTSAANMTSHNPVVGTTLLYQSHVQESQKNMMGNGQHHSDAISVLSEGSESSTVEIHISSELQDYEDIDADGESLENSVRH, from the exons ATGGCATCCCCTCGGATGGAGACTTTCTGCTGCCCGAACCGAGACGCAGCGACAGAGTTTGTGGTCACTTTTCAGCCCGTCTTATTCGGCGCTTTAAGTCTGGGAAGCGCGGCTTTAAGCCTCTTATTCGCTATTTTACAAATTCTACCAAAACGCAAAGGATACAGAAGACTCGGGCAGTATCCTCTGCCAAGGCCTGCGTCCTCCTCGCGGATATTGTTCATCATCAGTATATGTGACATACTGGGATGCACAG GTGTCATTGTAAGATCATCTGTGTGGCTAGGTCTGCCAAACATCGTCGACCACATCTCAGTAGTCAACAACACCGATGTCTGGCCAGAAGTCTTCTGCATAGGCAGCgca ATGTGGATCCAGTTGTTTTTTAGCGCTTCTTTCTGGTGGACCTTTTGTTACGCGGTTGACGTCTTCCTGGTGGTGAAAACATCTGCAGGAATCAG CACCATTATACTCTACCACATGATTACATGGGGCCtggctgtgctgctgtgtgttgaAGGAGTGGCCATGCTGTACTATCCATCTATTTCTGA ctGTGAGCAGGGCCTCCAGCACGCAATTCCTCACTATGTCACCACATACGCACCGATGCTGCTCGTTCTCATAGCCAaccctgttttttttaatcggACCGTATCTACTG TGACATCTTTGCTGAAAGGACGACAAGGAATCTATACGGAAAATGAGAGACGGCTGGCGAATGAGATAAAAATACGCTTCTTTAAAATGATGCTGGTGTTCTTTATTTG CTGGGTTCCCAACATCATTAATGAGAGCCTCCTCTTCTACCTGGAGATGCAAACAGACATCAGTGACAATAGTTTGAGGAATATCAGGAACACAGCTCTCATCACATGGTTTATCATG GGTATACTGAACCCCATGCAGGCTTTCCTTAACACCCTGGCCTTTCACGGCTGGACAGGCTTTGACGTTGACTTCAGCCTGCAGCAGAGGAGGGAGCTGGTCTGGGACTCTGTCTCTACTTCAGCAGCTAACATGACCTCCCATAACCCTGTGGTGGGAACTACTCTGCTTTACCAGAGTCACGTCCAGGAATCACAGAAGAACATGATGGGAAACGGGCAACACCACTCTGATGCCATCAGCGTCCTCTCAGAAG GTTCAGAGTCTAGTACAGTTGAAATCCACATTTCCAGCGAGCTACAAGACTATGAGGATATAGACGCTGACGGAGAATCCTTGGAGAACTCTGTGAGGCACTAA
- the tbl1x gene encoding F-box-like/WD repeat-containing protein TBL1X: MSITSDEVNFLVYRYLQESGFSHSAFTFGIESHISQSNINGTLVPPAALISILQKGLQYVEAEISINEDGTVFDGRPIESLSLIDAVMPDVVQTRQQAFRDKLAQQQATCTITASTSGIQSNAPKNGEATVNGEENGTHNMNNHSEPMEIDVDVEIPASKATVLRGHESEVFICAWNPVSDLLASGSGDSTARIWNLNENNNSTQLVLRHCIREGGQDVPSNKDVTSLDWNSDGTLLATGSYDGFARIWTKDGNLASTLGQHKGPIFALKWNKKGNCILSAGVDKTTIIWDAHTGEAKQQFPFHSAPALDVDWQNNTTFASCSTDMCIHVCRLGSDRPLKTFQGHTNEVNAIKWDPSGMLLASCSDDMTLKIWSMKQESCVHDLQAHSKEIYTIKWSPTGPSTNNPNASIMLASASFDSTVRLWDVERGVCIHTLTRHQEPVYSVAFSPDGKHLASGSFDKCVHIWNTTTGALVHSYRGTGGIFEVCWNSTGDKVGASASDGSVCVLDLRK; the protein is encoded by the exons ATGAGTATTACCAGCGACGAAGTGAACTTCTTGGTCTACAGATATCTCCAAgaatcag gtttctCCCACTCAGCATTCACCTTTGGCATTGAGAGCCACATCAGCCAATCCAACATCAATGGAACACTAGTGCCCCCTGCTGCTCTCATCTCTATCCTGCAGAAAGGACTCCAGTATGTGGAGGCAGAAATCAGCATTAATGAG GACGGCACGGTCTTTGACGGTCGACCGATTGAGTCACTGTCGCTCATTGACGCGGTGATGCCAGATGTGGTGCAGACGCGGCAGCAGGCCTTCCGCGACAAACTAGCCCAGCAGCAGGCCACTTGTACCATAACAGCTTCAACCTCTGGAATCCAGTCCAATGCGCCAAAGAATGGAGAAGCCACTGTCAATGGCGAGGAGAATGGTACTCACAACATGA ATAACCACAGTGAGCCTATGGAGATAGATGTGGATGTTGAGATACCAGCCAGTAAAGCTACAGTACTCCGAGGCCACGAGTCTGAAGTTTTCATCTGCGCCTGGAACCCTGTCAGCGATCTGTTGGCCTCAGG TTCGGGGGACTCCACTGCCAGGATCTGGAACCTGAACGAGAATAATAACTCCACCCAGCTGGTGCTGCGCCACTGTATCCGAGAAGGTGGCCAGGATGTCCCCAGCAACAAAGACGTCACCTCCCTAGACTGGAAT AGCGATGGGACTCTCCTGGCAACAGGCTCGTATGATGGATTTGCCAGGATATGGACAAAGGATG GAAATCTGGCAAGCACCTTGGGTCAGCACAAAGGGCCCATATTTGCACTCAAGTGGAACAAGAAGGGGAACTGTATTCTCAGCGCTGGCGTAGATAAG ACGACAATCATTTGGGACGCGCACACAGGAGAAGCCAAACAGCAGTTCCCCTTCCACTCAG CCCCAGCACTGGATGTTGACTGGCAGAACAACACCACGTTTGCCTCTTGCAGCACAGACATGTGCATCCACGTATGTCGACTTGGCAGCGACCGCCCCCTCAAGACTTTCCAGGGCCACACG AATGAAGTTAATGCCATTAAGTGGGACCCATCAGGTATGCTGCTTGCCTCCTGCTCGGATGACATGACCTTAAAG ATTTGGAGTATGAAGCAGGAGTCATGTGTCCATGACCTCCAGGCTCACAGTAAAGAAATCTACACTATCAAGTGGAGCCCCACAGGCCCCAGCACAAATAACCCCAACGCCAGCATCATGCTTGCCAG CGCTTCTTTTGACTCTACAGTGCGACTGTGGGATGTTGAACGAGGGGTTTGTATTCATACACTGACCAGGCACCAGGAACCGGTCTACAGCGTGGCCTTCAGCCCTGATGGCAAACACCTAGCCAGCGGCTCCTTTGATAAATGTGTCCACATTTGGAACACTACG ACTGGAGCCTTGGTGCACAGCTACAGGGGTACCGGCGGCATCTTCGAGGTGTGCTGGAACAGCACCGGAGACAAAGTTGGTGCCAGTGCCTCCGACGGCTCG GTTTGTGTTCTCGATCTCCGAAAATAG